The proteins below are encoded in one region of Juglans microcarpa x Juglans regia isolate MS1-56 chromosome 4D, Jm3101_v1.0, whole genome shotgun sequence:
- the LOC121260490 gene encoding cytochrome c oxidase subunit 5C — MAGSRVAHATLKGPSVVKEICIGIVLGLAAGGLWKMHHWNEQRKVRQFYDLLEKGEISVIAQEE, encoded by the coding sequence ATGGCTGGTTCTAGGGTTGCCCATGCCACCTTGAAGGGACCAAGTGTCGTCAAGGAGATATGCATTGGGATTGTACTTGGTTTGGCTGCTGGTGGCCTCTGGAAAATGCATCACTGGAATGAGCAGAGGAAAGTGAGGCAATTTTATGACTTGTTGGAGAAGGGTGAGATTAGTGTTATCGCACAGGAAGAATAA